In the Gorilla gorilla gorilla isolate KB3781 chromosome 1, NHGRI_mGorGor1-v2.1_pri, whole genome shotgun sequence genome, GTCATGTTCTGAAATACCACAGTGTGGTCATTATTGTACCCATTTTATAGCTGGGGCAGTTTGCCACCCAAGATTACTTAATGAGGTGAAAATCAAACCTAGGGAATTTTGGGTCTTCGCAGGAGCAGATTACAGTAGGTTCAATGTTTTCCCACCCCTTCCCCGGCTCCCAAGGTCAACTTCTAGGTGTTAGGGAGGGTCCTTTgataaaagaaaccaagaaacccAGCGAGGACTCCTGTGCGTTCCTGCCAACTGATGGCTTCCTTTGGATGAAGCAGGCCTTTCCCCTGCCTCCTactaccttggcttcccacagaGGGGGAGGGTTGCCTGCTAGGGGATTacctcccccaccctcccaagGAACTAGGAActggagggggtgggggcagattCTCCTTGGCTGACTCACACGCGGCCCAGTGGAGTTCGCCGAGGCATTCCTCGGCTGCtcgctgtcacctgggtgattagGAAACCAGTCGAGGTTTTTCTCCCCAGGACAGTCAAGTCATTCCTGGGGCCCCAGCTGCTGCACCTCCAGGATTGTGGCCCCAGGCATGGCGGGGAGGGGAAGGTGGAGACCAGTGTGGCAGCCCCCCTCTGCAAGAACAAGGGGTACCCTGGAAGGAGGAGAAGTCCTTACCCTGTCAGTATGGCTCAGATTGCCTCTTGGTGTCTGCTCTGTGCCAAGCCCTGTTTAGGAAACCAAGGGCACAGATGTGACTAGGACTCAGCCTCCATCCCTTCAGGTGCTCCTAGCCAGATGGGGGAGACTCCAGGTCAATAGAAGCTAACTTTACAATGCAATGGTGGTGCCATGTCCTTCTAGACCTGGGTCAGAGATAGCACAGAATAGGGGGCTGTCGGCGATGGTGAAGGGCGGCAGAGACTTCAGAGCTGGGCTGGGAAGTTGGACTTCTGGATTCAGGCCCTGGACTGTTCGTTGTCAATTCTCTTTGCTGTGCTCAGTGTCCCCATCTGTTCAACTGGGATGGATAGATTAGGCTGCTGCTCTCCAACACCCTCTCTGGTTCCAGACTCCAAAGGGGACAGGTGCCTTCACCTGGCCTGTACAGCTGCCTCCACAGGGAAGAAAATTTCTTGGAAGAAATCCACAGCTGGCAGCTTCTAAAGCTGTTGGGATGTGtgcagggatgggggtggggagaggaggagggtggTGTCGGTTGTTGCCTTGGGGCTTTTCACTGCTGCTGAGTTGTCCTATGGCTCAAAAATTGGAACCTTTCTCCCTCTACCCCCCTACAAGGCTTTGCCTGTAGTGGCAATCTGACTGGCTAGAGATTCTGTTCTTGCTTGTACCTGTGCTAAAGGGACTCACCCTACTGTAAGGAGGCTTCCCAGAGCTACAGGCAGGGAGGCCTTTTATTGGTtgtgtaaccttggacaagtccTTTGCCTTCTCTGGGCCCAGAGGATTGAACTAaacaatctgatttctccagCTGCAGCCAGAGGGCCTGCATCAGGCGGCACAGCATGTGAGTTTTGTAAGCCTGCTGGCTGACGGCGTCTGTCAGTCTCCCTGCAGGTCTCAGCAGCAGCCTGGAGCAGAGTGGTTGTGGGGAGGGCCTTGGCATGGGAGAAAGGAGGGTGCAGCCACTGCCCCCTCCATGGCTGGAAAGTCTGATTCAGGAGGCACCAAGCTGCCCTGCAGTACTTGGGTGTGGTGGTATCTGGTGACCGTCTGCCAAACTGGCTGTAGTCACACCTGGGAAGGAGACAACAGCGACTGGCTGGCTGACACAGCTGGCCCCATGGCCCTGACGCAGGGGATTTAACAAGAGTACTGCTACCTACTCACTAGGCCAGATGCCAAGCCCTGGGGTGGGCATCAGCCTGGGAGCAGGAGCTGGCACTGAGTAAGGCTCAGTCAGCCCTAATGGGATCTGAGGAAGGGGCTGGTCTTCTCTGCAGGTTTGGTAGGGTCCTTGGACCAAGGTCTTTGGCCCATGCAGGCACAGCTGCCAGCTGACAGGGTGTGGGTTAGAAGTCCCACAGGCTGGACTGCAGCAACTGGCCTTGTCTGGCCAAGGCATCTCCCAACCCCCACCTTCCTGTTCCCCAACTATTCTGGCTCTGGGCTTCAGTAGCTTGAGGGTTGCCTTTGCTTTGAAATTTAGAAAGGGAAGGTGGATTAGAACACTAGTCTGCTCCTTCTGAACCCTGGGACTGTAATGTGGTAGCAACAGGATAGGCTTTGCAGTTGGCCATCCCTGGGTTTGAAGGCATCTCCACGTGATCTTGTGCAAGTGACATCACTTCTGTGAGCTTCAGTTTCCCAGGAGACCtgtcctgggccaggcacagtgtctcacgcctgtaatcccagcactttgggaggctgaggcaggggaatagcttgagtctgggagttcgagagcagcctgggcaatctgGCAGGATTCCATCActgcaaacaataaaaaattgctgggtatggtggcatgcacgcacctgtagtcccacctacttgggaggctgaggttgcagtgagctgagatcgtgccactgcattcactGCATTCCACCCTCAGCTACAAAATCaggactctctcaaaaaaaaaaaaaaaaaaaaaaaaaaaaaaaaaaaagaaggatggaGGAAAGGAAGGTAGAGAAGGGTttggaaaggcagaaaaaaattccatattaaaaaaaaaaaaagacttggcctggcatagtagctcatgcctgtaatcccagtactttgggaagctgcggcaggtgggtcacctgaggtcaggaggtcaagaccagcttggccaacatggtgaaaccctctcgctactaaaaatacaaaaattagccgagtgtggtgatgggcgcctgtaatcccaactacttgggaggctgaggcagaagaatcacttgaacctgggaggcggaggttgcagtgagctgagactgcaccactgcactccagcctggatgacagactcagactcaaaaaaaaaaaaaaagagagagacacctGTCCCCATAGATTCTGGCAACAAGGTCCAGTGCTCGGCACTCATTAGATGCCTAGCCTCCTTCTGCCACCCTCTGTGTTCCTGATGGCTGCTTACGCCCCATTCTCCGTGTTCTTATGGCCAGTTGCTTACCCTCCCATTGCCATGACAATATCTTCCCCTGGTAAAGGTGCTCCTCCCGGAAGTCTTCCTGGAGGGTGCCGCCCGCCTCTGATTGCCCCACCACAGCTTGCCTTCTCAGCACTTAGGTGCATTCTTTGTAGTAATTCCCTGGGAGGCAAGGAGAACAGCCTGGTCTGGAGCTGGGTGCTGACTTGGCAGCAAGACAGGGTTGCAGAATCACTCAGGACAGGAATGCTGCCTGGTCACTTTCAGGACAACTTTGGGTTACTGAGAAAACTGAATGTCCCCAACCCCCAGCTTCACTCTTATCCCTACCTGGTACCTCAGCGGAGGGACCACTTATAGGTTTATCTGTCCTGTGCCATCAGGCCTGGGGACTGTCTGCAGGCTGAGAGTTTTCACTGAGCCTTAGCTGTTTCACCactgtaagcctcagtttcctcatccgagagcaaaaaaagtatataatatttgcCTCACTGGGTCCTTGTAAGGATGAGTTAGGATGAGTGCATTGTAGTCAAAAGGACATACGTGAACTTGAGAATCCCAACTAACCTGGGTTCTGGTCTCAGCCTGACCACTCTGTGACCTTGACTTTACCTCTCTGCACCTGAGGTCCTCCATCTATCAGTCAAAATAATACTCAAATGTAGGATTATGGGGAGGGTTAATGTGGTCATGAATGTGAACTGCTAACCATATTCCCAACACATTTGAGcagttagcacagtgcctgatacagAACTGTTTTACTAGCAGTTTGAGAGGTAGAACAGCACGGTTAAGACTTAGACcaccaagcgcggtggctcacgcctataatcccagcactttgggaggtgggtggatcacgaggtcaggagttcaggaccagcctggccaagatggtgaaaccctgtctctactaaaaatacaaaaattagccgggcacagtggcaggcccctgtaatcccaactactcgggaggctgaggcaggagaatcacttgaactcgggggacggaggttgcagtgagtcgagatcacgccactgcactccaacttgagtggcaaagtgagactccgtctcaaaaaaaaaaaagacttggactCAGAGTTTTATTCCCAGCTCTGCATTCACCAGCTGTTTGCCTTTGAGCTAGTTACTTGGCCCCTCTCTACTTCcatttttgcatctgtaaagtGTGAATAATAGTATCCACctcacagggttattgtgaggattaagtgaccTGCTGTTTAGTAAATTCTATGCAGATGTGTGCTATTATCATTGCTATTCTTCCTGAGTCATTCCTCCAGATGGGCCATTCTCAGATTAGGTTTAAAGAGTTAAATGactcccccccaaccccccccacccacccacccaataaaaaaaaaaaagttaaatgatttTCCAAAGGCATAACAGCTGGTTAGGGGCAATAGTGGTTGAAGTTACTGTGATAAGTAAACGGAAGTCCTTGGTGGACCCCTGAGGCCCGCTCCTGACACCTCTCCTTCCTGCTCTCCCCTGCAGGTGGTCCGCAGCAGCCTGGAGGAGCAGGGActacatgtgcacagtgtgcgGCTGCATGGTTCAGCTGCCAGCCACGTGCTGCACCCTGAGAGTGGCCTGGGCTACAAGGATCTGGACCTGGTGTTCCGGGTGGACCTGCGCAGTGAGGCATCCTTCCAGCTGACCAAGGCAGTGGTGCTGGCCTGCCTACTAGACTTCCTGCCGGCCGGTGTGAgccgggccaagatcacgccactgacaCTCAAGGAGGCATACGTGCAGAAGCTGGTGAAAGTGTGCACAGACTCGGACCGCTGGAGCCTCATCTCACTGTCCAACAAGAGCGGCAAGAACGTGGAGCTCAAGTTTGTGGACTCGGTGAGACGCCAGTTTGAATTCAGCATAGACTCCTTCCAGATCATCCTGGACTCCCTATTGCTCTTTGGCCAGTGCTCGTCCACTCCCATGTCTGAGGCCTTCCACCCAACGGTCACAGGCGAAAGCCTGTACGGGGACTTCACCGAGGCCCTGGAGCACCTGCGGCACCGTGTCATCGCCACGCGCAGTCCCGAGGAGATCCGAGGTGGTGGCCTCCTCAAGTACTGCCACCTCCTGGTGCGGGGCTTCCGGCCCCGGCCCAGCACCGATGTGCGCGCCCTGCAGCGCTACATGTGCTCCCGCTTCTTCATCGACTTTCCAGACCTGGTGGAGCAGCGGCGCACCCTAGAGCGCTACCTGGAGGCCCACTTCGGTGGGGCAGATGCAGCCCGCCGTTACGCCTGCCTGGTGACACTGCACCGGGTGGTCAACGAGAGCACCGTGTGCCTCATGAACCACGAGCGCCGCCAGACGCTGGACCTCATTGCCGCACTGGCACTGCAGGCACTGGCTGAGCAGGGCCCGGCTGCCACTGCCGCCCTGGCCTGGCGCCCTCCAGGCACTGACGGGGTTGTGCCAGCCACTGTCAATTACTACGTGACCCCTGTGCAACCTCTCCTGGCTCGTGCCTATCCCACCTGGCTGCCTTGTAACTGACTCAGACCCTGGCCAGAAGGGAAGGGACTGGGCctcatggggtggggtggggcctcCAAGAGTGTGTGGAGGACATGACCAGAGACGCAGAATGTGCCAGGAGGCCCAGCACTGCAGGGTTGGGCCTTTGATTGAACAGACCAGACTTTCCCGAGCACGAGGCCCCTGTGGGCTTAATGCCAGCCTGGGGCTCTCAGCAGGAGGACCCTTTGGTTATTGCATCACACTTTTGGACCAGCATGCCGGTGGTGTGCAGGCGCCATTTGTCTTGGAAGTCAATTTCCTTCAGGAGACAAAGCAAGTTTAGGGTGGTAGCCTTAATGCCCAGCACCTTGGATTGATTCCCATGGTCTAAGAGGGTCTTTTTGACTAAGGCCAGCCTGTGGTGATCCCAGCAGCTTTGGAGGGCCTGCAGCCCACACACTGACTGATACATGGTATGTTACAGGGACTTGTCACTTTGGATCAGGCTGGGCCACTGCAGGGCCTGATGGTCCAACTTGGGTAATCACTGggaggagggaaactgaggcccgagGCAGATACCTGGGTTTGGGGAGGGCTGGGTTTAGCCCAGTTCTCTGAACTACATACCCCAAGCTGTGAAGCCTTCCTCTTGAGGGGTTGAGGTGGGCAGTATACAGGAGCCAAGCAGCCCAGGATGGGTCGCAGCCCAGGCCCCTTCCAGGGTGCCACTCCTTTCCCCCTTGTGTTGCAAGGAGCCCTCCTGCCTGGGAGCTTGTTCTTTGGAAGGTGCTGAGCCTGAATTTGCCATAGTCAAGTCAACGTTCCCACCCCACTGGCTTGGTTACAGGGCTCTCACATGGGGTAGGGGAGCCATACTCCCACCCCCTTGCGTATTCCCCTGGGTTTGTTGATATTTTGCACTCTTAACACCTGCCAATAAAGACGGTCTACACTGAACCTTAGTGCCATGCtttctctggggaaagaaggacCTTCCGTAGCAGTGGGGGTTGCAGCTGCCTCCCCCAGTTGGAGTCTGGCTTGTACTGTGGAAGGGAGCATTTGGTGGGGCGGGGTTTGAAGCCTGGGCTATGGCTGGGGGACTGCCCCTCCTCCCAACCCCAGCCGCAGCCTGACCAGCTGTATATTAAGAGCTGCTGTCTACATGTGTGACCTGCACGTTGCCTTAGCAGGTCTAGGGCTCTTGTTAAggagtaaatatttttatgttttctacctGGAATCCAAATAGCTCTGGGCCTAGACTCAGACTCTGGTGCTCAGGGGTACTTGTTCCCAGCTCTGTCTACCCCGTCTCTTCCAAGGGAGCAGCTAGAGAACAGGCTGGGTGAATCTGGACTGGAGGCCCCTCCAGTAAAGGTGGCTGAGACTGGGGAACTTCTAGGGTCCCCCCTAAGCCTGAGCCCAGGTAGGGCCTCTCTTTGGGAGAGGCTCCCTCAGTCCTCCAGCTCCTTCCCTTGCCCTGAGCACTGATGGGTGTGCTCTGGCTCGCTCTAATCAGACCCCCTGGATGGGGAGGGTCTCCCCTTCCCAAACCCACATGTGGCCATGCCAGGCTGTCTAGGAGTGTCAACCGCAAGCTCCTAGCATGCTGCGCCCTCAGGGTGTCAGCCAGTCAGTCATGGGCCTGGACGCTGCCCGCTGTTTGCCCAGACTCTTTGATCCAGGGATTGCAAAGCCCTTAACATATTCAGCCTCATTAGGGGCCTCTGAAGTGGTGACTTTGATGGTTCTGGCCAGGGTGGAAAAAACAATGCTGCA is a window encoding:
- the TENT5B gene encoding terminal nucleotidyltransferase 5B, which gives rise to MMPSESGAERRDRAAAQVGTAAATAVATAAPAGGGPDPEALSAFPGRHLSGLSWPQVKRLDALLSEPIPIHGRGNFPTLSVQPRQIVQVVRSSLEEQGLHVHSVRLHGSAASHVLHPESGLGYKDLDLVFRVDLRSEASFQLTKAVVLACLLDFLPAGVSRAKITPLTLKEAYVQKLVKVCTDSDRWSLISLSNKSGKNVELKFVDSVRRQFEFSIDSFQIILDSLLLFGQCSSTPMSEAFHPTVTGESLYGDFTEALEHLRHRVIATRSPEEIRGGGLLKYCHLLVRGFRPRPSTDVRALQRYMCSRFFIDFPDLVEQRRTLERYLEAHFGGADAARRYACLVTLHRVVNESTVCLMNHERRQTLDLIAALALQALAEQGPAATAALAWRPPGTDGVVPATVNYYVTPVQPLLARAYPTWLPCN